Proteins from a genomic interval of Chryseobacterium indologenes:
- a CDS encoding PspC domain-containing protein, translating into MNKTLSIGLAGFSFTIEEHAYIKLSDYLNALRSSLDASEADEVMHDIEIRMVEIFNDSLGKREVINDTDVEKVIAQIGTPEKIEEQEEAYFSEKTSTRKNNSGTNYTDKKQLFRDPEKQKIAGVCAGLAQYVGMDITAMRAIWLGIFILGIFTAAISSSLIGLLYVVLWLVLPKAETAADFLKMQGKPMNFDNLKNESNKLVQFANESTQRVGEIYNENKPYITNASSGIWNVFKYIVGGLLVLMAITSIIGVFVLFGLFGMDTDFPGANQIRFYMDDNGLDKVLAAMMIIGSLIPAIIFSLLSIKIFSPKTKLRNIGWVIGGLFLLLIGLGTYFGISMAKKNLIYRGSKEDIENVAINTNSDTVYVDVKQINIPQNFKAYDDDIYSDKKTVYEEDYISVDVTRKTDIKTPYLIIKKEGNGYNYPVQLTVPVEVVNNKVILPNFMKYPYEHRFRDYRVDYELVVPQKTIVLPLKKNGIHFDGDLNGDGIDDNGEDDDYNNHNGIRIEKNKITVNGSSIEYNSDDKDSIIINGKKVPNNQAKKVIDSVASDIKKINKDVDIKIKDGKNEISIQTK; encoded by the coding sequence ATGAACAAGACACTCTCAATAGGACTCGCAGGTTTTTCTTTTACGATAGAAGAACACGCATATATAAAGCTCAGCGATTACCTGAATGCTCTGAGAAGCTCACTGGATGCTTCGGAAGCAGATGAGGTAATGCATGACATAGAAATAAGAATGGTGGAGATTTTCAATGATTCTCTGGGAAAACGTGAAGTAATCAACGATACTGACGTAGAAAAAGTAATCGCACAAATCGGGACCCCTGAAAAAATTGAAGAACAGGAGGAGGCTTATTTTTCAGAAAAAACATCTACCAGAAAGAACAATTCAGGAACCAATTATACAGATAAAAAACAATTGTTCCGCGATCCTGAAAAGCAAAAAATTGCAGGAGTATGCGCAGGGCTAGCTCAATATGTAGGAATGGATATTACGGCAATGAGAGCAATCTGGCTAGGTATTTTTATCCTTGGCATCTTTACAGCAGCCATTTCATCATCATTGATCGGACTTCTGTATGTTGTTCTTTGGTTAGTCCTTCCTAAAGCTGAAACCGCAGCAGATTTCCTGAAAATGCAGGGAAAGCCTATGAACTTCGACAATCTTAAGAATGAGTCTAATAAATTGGTACAATTTGCCAATGAATCTACTCAGAGGGTCGGAGAGATCTACAACGAAAACAAACCATACATCACTAATGCCAGCAGTGGAATCTGGAATGTATTCAAATATATTGTCGGTGGATTATTGGTATTGATGGCTATAACAAGTATTATCGGGGTATTTGTTTTATTTGGTCTTTTCGGAATGGATACTGATTTTCCGGGGGCCAATCAGATCAGATTCTATATGGATGATAACGGACTTGATAAAGTACTGGCAGCCATGATGATTATCGGTAGTTTAATTCCTGCTATTATCTTCAGTTTACTAAGTATCAAAATTTTCTCACCAAAAACAAAACTGAGAAATATCGGATGGGTAATCGGTGGATTATTCCTGCTACTTATCGGATTAGGAACCTATTTCGGAATCAGTATGGCTAAGAAAAACCTGATCTACAGAGGAAGTAAGGAAGATATTGAAAATGTTGCCATCAACACCAATTCTGATACGGTATATGTAGATGTAAAACAAATCAATATTCCACAGAATTTCAAAGCATATGATGATGATATTTACTCTGATAAAAAAACAGTATATGAAGAAGATTACATCTCTGTGGATGTCACGAGAAAAACAGATATCAAAACACCTTATCTGATCATTAAGAAAGAAGGAAACGGCTACAATTACCCTGTTCAGCTTACAGTTCCTGTAGAAGTAGTGAACAACAAAGTAATACTTCCTAATTTTATGAAGTACCCTTACGAACACAGGTTCAGAGATTACAGAGTAGATTATGAATTGGTTGTTCCACAAAAAACAATTGTACTTCCATTAAAGAAAAACGGGATCCACTTCGATGGAGACTTAAATGGAGACGGTATTGACGACAACGGTGAAGATGATGACTACAACAACCACAACGGAATCAGAATTGAAAAAAATAAAATCACCGTAAACGGTTCAAGCATAGAATATAACTCAGACGATAAAGACAGCATTATTATCAACGGAAAAAAAGTTCCCAATAATCAGGCTAAGAAAGTAATTGATTCTGTAGCATCCGACATCAAAAAAATAAATAAAGATGTGGATATCAAAATCAAAGACGGAAAAAACGAAATTTCCATACAAACTAAATAA
- a CDS encoding 1-acyl-sn-glycerol-3-phosphate acyltransferase, with protein sequence MKKLIGKLMLKLLGWKVVLQGDVNTLNRCILVVAPHTHNMEYILGNFAYWSLGKPLKIIIKDAHTKAWYGSVVKGLGGIGIDRSQKNDLVNFVAKQFAKEDFSLVITPEGTRSWVPKWRKGFYHMALAAKVPIVLAAGDFKRNIVYLGYTIPYERIASVPFAEIMQEIQDYYVKNDIVPKVPENWNPDIMGTGE encoded by the coding sequence ATGAAAAAGCTGATAGGCAAATTGATGTTAAAATTATTGGGATGGAAAGTCGTTCTTCAGGGAGATGTTAATACCCTCAACCGATGTATCCTTGTCGTGGCTCCGCACACCCACAATATGGAATATATTCTAGGTAATTTCGCTTATTGGTCCTTGGGGAAACCCTTAAAAATAATCATTAAAGACGCTCACACTAAAGCCTGGTATGGAAGTGTTGTAAAAGGGCTAGGCGGTATCGGTATTGACAGAAGCCAGAAAAACGATCTTGTTAATTTCGTTGCCAAGCAATTCGCTAAAGAAGATTTCAGCCTTGTGATCACTCCTGAAGGAACAAGGAGCTGGGTTCCGAAATGGAGAAAAGGGTTTTATCATATGGCATTAGCCGCAAAAGTTCCTATTGTGCTGGCTGCAGGAGATTTCAAAAGAAATATCGTCTACCTGGGCTACACCATTCCTTACGAAAGAATTGCTTCAGTTCCTTTTGCTGAAATCATGCAGGAAATACAGGACTATTATGTAAAAAATGATATTGTTCCTAAAGTTCCTGAAAACTGGAATCCGGATATTATGGGCACCGGAGAATAA
- a CDS encoding PaaI family thioesterase has protein sequence MKDQTKEEILMFLNNWGEGVTLAKTLEIKFIDIDVENETLTATMPVQPKVHQPFGILHGGASCVLAETLGSSLSNFFIDGNKYYGVGTNINSNHLRSKKDGTVTATARFIRKGKTMHVSEIEIRDEKGTLINHTTMTNNIILK, from the coding sequence ATGAAAGACCAAACCAAAGAAGAAATCCTTATGTTTTTAAATAACTGGGGAGAGGGTGTAACATTAGCAAAGACACTTGAAATAAAATTTATTGATATTGACGTAGAAAATGAAACCCTTACCGCAACCATGCCCGTCCAGCCAAAAGTACATCAGCCTTTCGGAATTCTGCACGGCGGAGCCAGTTGTGTACTTGCTGAAACATTAGGGTCAAGCCTGTCTAATTTTTTTATTGACGGAAATAAATATTACGGGGTAGGAACCAATATCAACTCCAATCACCTGAGAAGTAAAAAAGACGGAACGGTAACAGCAACTGCGCGTTTTATCCGCAAAGGAAAAACAATGCACGTTTCCGAGATTGAAATTCGTGACGAAAAGGGAACACTCATCAACCATACAACGATGACCAATAATATTATTCTGAAATAA
- a CDS encoding chorismate-binding protein, whose protein sequence is MIYFKLPFDERLYSADEKNNKTTIDFYSYDSLNQINFNGNKIEVSSEDFDQISISNGSFPEDNTGFIAETDEEYYQNLQQVIRVIKENDLPKLVYSRRKIFTDFNTIDYKKSFTNLCASYPNAFRYIFHEGQNAWMGAFSEVLGKFNKTTHEFETMALAGTLPVSEEWSEKEIEEQKPVSTYIQGILKQYSGEIEQSGTYDHISGNIKHLRTDFKTHIKPGDLDALIRDLHPTPAVCGIPKDFCNENIRKYEKFPREFYAGYIKVETEESILYFVNLRCARLYKDAVHIFVGGGITDQSQPEKEWTETELKAEAILKNLVIDK, encoded by the coding sequence ATGATTTATTTCAAACTTCCTTTCGACGAAAGATTGTATTCTGCAGATGAAAAAAATAACAAAACCACAATAGATTTTTATTCTTATGATAGCCTGAATCAGATTAACTTCAATGGAAATAAGATAGAAGTTAGCTCAGAGGATTTTGATCAGATTTCAATCTCCAACGGCTCTTTTCCGGAAGACAATACAGGTTTCATCGCGGAAACTGATGAAGAGTATTATCAAAATTTACAACAGGTTATCAGGGTGATTAAAGAAAATGATCTTCCAAAACTGGTGTACTCAAGAAGAAAAATTTTTACAGATTTTAATACTATCGACTATAAAAAAAGCTTTACCAATCTATGTGCATCCTACCCGAATGCATTCAGGTACATATTCCACGAGGGGCAAAATGCCTGGATGGGAGCTTTTTCCGAAGTATTGGGAAAATTCAATAAAACAACCCACGAATTTGAAACCATGGCGCTGGCAGGAACTCTTCCTGTATCAGAAGAATGGTCTGAAAAGGAAATTGAAGAACAAAAGCCTGTTAGCACCTATATTCAGGGGATTTTAAAACAGTATTCGGGTGAAATTGAACAGTCTGGCACCTACGACCATATTTCCGGGAATATCAAGCATTTACGTACAGATTTTAAAACCCATATTAAACCGGGAGATTTAGATGCCCTTATACGGGATTTGCATCCTACTCCGGCTGTTTGCGGTATTCCAAAAGATTTCTGTAACGAAAATATAAGGAAGTATGAGAAATTTCCGCGCGAATTCTACGCAGGATATATTAAAGTTGAAACAGAAGAAAGTATCCTGTATTTTGTTAACCTGCGATGTGCAAGGTTGTATAAAGACGCAGTACACATTTTTGTAGGAGGAGGAATTACAGATCAGAGCCAGCCGGAAAAAGAATGGACAGAAACCGAGCTGAAGGCTGAAGCCATATTAAAAAACCTCGTTATTGATAAGTAA
- a CDS encoding MarC family protein, which yields MEIFDGFSFKEIVTSFMVLFAVIDIIGSVPVIVSLQQKFGKIEAGKAAITAGAIMIVFLFVGNKILKLIGVDVNSFAIAGAFVIFVIALEMILGIEINKTTEAKAASIVPIAFPLVAGAGTLTTALSLRAEFHDINIICGIILNTIFVYLVLKSAKWLERKIGDATLMILQKVFGIILLAISIKLFTANFAQLVQNYINF from the coding sequence ATGGAAATTTTTGATGGTTTCTCGTTTAAAGAGATTGTTACCAGTTTTATGGTCCTTTTTGCCGTAATCGATATTATCGGTTCGGTTCCCGTTATAGTAAGCCTTCAACAGAAGTTTGGGAAGATTGAGGCCGGTAAGGCTGCAATCACAGCAGGAGCAATTATGATTGTATTTCTGTTTGTAGGAAATAAAATTCTTAAGCTTATCGGAGTTGATGTCAATTCATTTGCCATCGCAGGAGCTTTTGTGATTTTTGTCATAGCACTGGAAATGATTTTAGGAATTGAAATCAACAAAACTACAGAAGCAAAGGCCGCATCTATCGTTCCCATCGCATTTCCGCTGGTTGCAGGGGCCGGAACTCTGACAACGGCTTTATCTCTCAGAGCTGAATTTCACGATATTAATATTATCTGCGGAATTATTCTTAATACAATTTTCGTATATTTGGTGCTGAAATCAGCGAAATGGTTAGAAAGAAAAATAGGGGATGCTACCCTGATGATTCTTCAGAAAGTTTTCGGAATTATCCTTTTGGCGATTTCAATTAAATTATTCACCGCAAACTTTGCACAATTGGTGCAGAATTATATTAATTTTTAA
- a CDS encoding BatD family protein, producing MQQKLIYILLTLVSVITYGQVNLSLDADKSEYGSKEVVNLTIVLELNGIDLEQQTRFQLPDLSKFNIIGSGSVTNTVIDPATNTLITQKVSRIALEPKKKGKIKIGSVLVTVNNKIYKTEPFDVTVKDFVEKKSLAANNSGEVFLNMEIEDRDIYQDQPTIAVLKVYSRNMDNLRKVKNIHLPHQDNIYVHPINFSKSEIDPSGYGNMASQVLAMFMVFPNEAGYVEVPGVSASVNSYSGKNKIVSNKVKLNVRKLPEGAPECFKNAVGNFNVSVYNASKEKAEAKKPLNVVVKVSGEGNLPDMELPKIAASPDYEIFTPKITSKVSPGSTGMKGEILANYVIIPNKSGAISIKTEQFAFFDPENREYIDLGQKTLALNAFSHDQIMEARTTVEKVNEYTNNLLETVNTPVLKTTSFKVKEKSKFNWNTLFINIGILFGLFILYLLFKTWQKKRTLVRETVSSKPLGSVAETEKEIRELLKTDINDYFGYLENLKDNGEYEKFFVTLEELDHEVRNQYFQSTSAEFKTFLEKHKGASLAEDYSKLQQKIQIEKYAPVKSAEGLEELLKTIVNLYSQISK from the coding sequence ATGCAACAAAAATTGATTTACATATTGCTTACTCTGGTATCCGTAATTACTTACGGACAGGTAAATCTTTCTCTTGACGCAGATAAATCCGAATATGGAAGTAAGGAGGTCGTAAACCTTACCATTGTTCTGGAACTTAATGGGATTGACCTTGAACAACAAACAAGATTTCAGCTTCCGGATCTTTCCAAATTTAATATCATAGGCAGTGGATCTGTAACCAATACGGTTATTGATCCGGCTACCAATACCTTGATTACTCAAAAAGTTTCCAGAATAGCCCTTGAACCCAAGAAAAAAGGGAAAATAAAAATCGGGTCTGTACTGGTTACGGTCAATAATAAAATCTACAAAACAGAGCCTTTTGATGTGACCGTTAAAGATTTCGTAGAAAAGAAATCTTTGGCAGCGAACAACTCAGGCGAAGTATTCCTGAATATGGAAATTGAAGACAGGGATATTTATCAGGACCAGCCTACAATTGCTGTTTTGAAAGTGTATTCCAGGAATATGGATAACCTGAGAAAGGTGAAAAATATTCATCTTCCCCATCAGGATAATATCTATGTACATCCTATTAATTTCAGCAAATCTGAAATTGATCCTTCAGGATACGGGAATATGGCTTCTCAGGTATTGGCCATGTTTATGGTGTTTCCGAATGAGGCAGGATATGTAGAAGTACCGGGAGTATCAGCTTCCGTCAATTCTTACTCTGGTAAAAATAAAATTGTTTCCAATAAAGTAAAACTGAATGTCAGAAAACTTCCTGAAGGAGCACCTGAATGTTTCAAAAATGCTGTAGGAAACTTTAACGTAAGTGTGTATAACGCATCGAAAGAAAAAGCTGAAGCTAAGAAACCTTTGAATGTTGTAGTGAAAGTTTCCGGAGAGGGAAATTTACCGGATATGGAACTTCCTAAAATTGCTGCTTCACCTGATTATGAAATTTTCACTCCAAAAATCACCTCTAAAGTTTCACCGGGATCTACAGGGATGAAAGGTGAAATTCTTGCCAATTATGTGATCATACCCAATAAATCCGGAGCAATCTCGATCAAGACGGAACAGTTTGCCTTCTTTGATCCTGAAAACAGGGAATATATTGATCTTGGCCAGAAGACCTTAGCATTGAATGCATTTTCTCATGATCAGATTATGGAGGCCCGTACAACTGTGGAAAAGGTTAATGAATATACCAATAACCTCCTTGAAACGGTTAATACACCGGTGCTGAAAACAACTTCCTTTAAAGTAAAGGAAAAAAGCAAATTCAACTGGAATACCCTTTTTATCAATATCGGTATTCTTTTCGGGCTGTTTATTCTATATCTGTTATTTAAAACTTGGCAAAAAAAACGTACATTAGTTAGGGAAACTGTATCCTCAAAACCTTTAGGTTCAGTGGCTGAAACGGAAAAAGAGATCAGGGAATTGCTGAAAACAGATATCAATGATTATTTTGGGTATCTTGAAAATCTTAAAGATAATGGTGAATATGAGAAGTTCTTCGTTACATTGGAAGAGTTGGATCATGAAGTAAGGAATCAATATTTCCAAAGTACTTCTGCGGAGTTTAAGACTTTTCTTGAAAAACACAAAGGGGCTTCACTTGCGGAAGACTACAGTAAATTGCAGCAGAAAATTCAGATTGAAAAATATGCTCCTGTGAAATCTGCTGAAGGGTTGGAAGAACTTTTGAAAACAATTGTTAATTTATATTCACAAATTAGCAAATAA
- a CDS encoding tetratricopeptide repeat protein: MNTKIIFLSFIVAFSFSGILFGQENYRTLVHEGNQKFDGKDYDGASSKYMEAAKSNDKDFTAHYNLGNALYKSKKYEEAKAEFEKAEKLSQTLPDKAAAFHNLGNAYMQMNQPEKAADYYRKSLKQNPYSEATRKNYEIAKLKEKEQQQKNQQNNSGKGGGGSDQNKGDDQKGDKDQKQDQGNGQQNEGKSDQGNNPQQNPNNEGRMPKNLEKAILDKINEKEKETARRILNKNSYSMPESNEKDW, translated from the coding sequence ATGAATACTAAAATCATTTTTTTATCGTTTATAGTTGCTTTCTCATTCTCAGGCATTTTGTTTGGGCAGGAAAACTATAGAACTTTGGTGCATGAAGGCAACCAGAAATTCGACGGTAAAGACTATGATGGAGCGTCTTCAAAGTATATGGAAGCGGCAAAATCTAATGATAAAGATTTTACCGCTCACTACAATCTGGGAAATGCTTTGTATAAAAGTAAAAAATATGAAGAGGCAAAAGCAGAGTTTGAAAAGGCAGAAAAACTTTCTCAGACACTTCCTGATAAAGCGGCAGCATTTCATAATTTAGGAAATGCTTATATGCAGATGAACCAGCCGGAAAAAGCTGCAGATTATTATAGAAAATCTCTGAAGCAAAACCCATACAGTGAGGCAACCAGAAAAAATTATGAAATTGCCAAGCTGAAAGAAAAAGAGCAACAACAGAAAAACCAGCAAAATAATTCAGGTAAAGGTGGTGGTGGCAGCGATCAGAACAAAGGTGATGATCAGAAAGGGGACAAAGACCAGAAGCAGGATCAGGGAAATGGTCAGCAGAATGAAGGCAAAAGCGACCAGGGGAATAATCCTCAGCAAAACCCTAATAATGAAGGAAGGATGCCAAAGAATCTCGAAAAAGCGATCTTAGATAAAATAAACGAAAAAGAAAAAGAAACCGCCAGAAGAATTTTAAACAAAAATTCTTATTCGATGCCTGAAAGCAACGAGAAAGATTGGTGA
- a CDS encoding VWA domain-containing protein, translated as MSWSLGNYWYLLLLLLLPLLASFLIRFLRWRKKKREIFASSQFHDDLFDKSSGFTKFFPALYLLGTLFLIFSIIDLLNGSEEVKTNQKLNNVIFMLDVSNSMNAEDIDPSRLTEAKNLMIRTMQKMKNDKVGIVIFAGQATSIMPLTTDYNSAETYISGIETNSMQIQGTDFLKGMQAAVAKFKNVSKGSRKVILLSDGEDNEGNDNAAIRLANKEGVSVTSVGIGSDEGAPVPEYVFGQLMGYKTDVNGGTVISKRQTEALKKMAESTGGTYIDGNNINEAPDRILDAVNRKSTGAETLVKSQNANHYYQYFLAVSILLFFLIYIFNPKRDFNV; from the coding sequence ATGAGTTGGTCTTTAGGAAATTATTGGTATTTACTTTTACTGTTGCTTCTGCCGCTGTTAGCATCCTTTCTGATCCGGTTTTTACGATGGAGAAAGAAAAAAAGAGAAATTTTTGCCAGCAGCCAGTTTCACGACGATTTATTTGATAAAAGTTCAGGGTTTACGAAGTTTTTCCCGGCATTATACCTTTTGGGTACTTTATTTCTGATCTTTTCAATTATCGATCTTCTTAATGGTTCTGAAGAAGTAAAAACGAATCAGAAGCTGAATAACGTAATCTTTATGCTCGATGTTTCAAATTCGATGAACGCAGAAGATATTGATCCAAGCCGTCTTACTGAGGCAAAAAACCTGATGATCAGGACTATGCAGAAAATGAAAAATGATAAGGTCGGAATTGTTATTTTCGCCGGGCAGGCTACTTCAATCATGCCCCTCACTACGGATTATAATTCGGCAGAAACCTATATCAGCGGAATTGAAACGAATTCAATGCAGATTCAGGGAACCGATTTTTTAAAAGGAATGCAGGCTGCCGTTGCGAAGTTTAAAAATGTAAGCAAAGGATCCAGAAAAGTAATATTACTGAGTGATGGAGAAGATAATGAAGGTAATGATAATGCCGCGATAAGATTGGCTAATAAAGAAGGTGTCAGTGTAACGTCCGTCGGGATAGGTTCTGATGAGGGAGCTCCCGTACCTGAATATGTTTTCGGGCAGTTGATGGGATATAAAACAGATGTAAACGGAGGTACTGTCATATCAAAAAGGCAAACCGAAGCTTTAAAGAAGATGGCCGAATCTACAGGAGGAACCTACATTGACGGAAATAATATCAATGAAGCTCCGGACAGGATTTTAGATGCCGTAAATAGGAAGTCGACAGGGGCTGAAACCCTTGTGAAATCACAGAATGCGAATCATTATTATCAATATTTTTTAGCAGTTTCTATCTTACTTTTCTTTTTAATTTATATTTTTAATCCCAAAAGAGATTTTAATGTGTAA
- a CDS encoding DUF58 domain-containing protein, with product MQIKDIVKKVKQIEIRTRKKTEAALMGQYHSAFKGQGMTFSEVRPYQFGDEIRRIDWNKTARFREAFVKVMEEERELTMMILVDISASMDYGTKVQLKREYVAEIAASLGFSAAGNNDKVGLILFADKVYKVIPPQKGRKHILSIISNILTADYVPAESKIDKALEYMMGIFKRKSLVFLFSDFEDEYDSKMLRVASKKHQLLGMRIYDEKDNEIPDVGYTLLYDAETGKQIWANTSSARWRYTFAEAQKQKVRALEEDFSGSSAGFMNINTGADYSKLLYNYFQKK from the coding sequence ATGCAGATAAAAGATATTGTAAAAAAAGTAAAGCAGATAGAAATCCGTACAAGAAAAAAGACGGAAGCTGCTTTGATGGGGCAATATCACAGTGCCTTTAAAGGCCAGGGAATGACCTTTTCAGAAGTTCGTCCCTATCAGTTTGGAGATGAAATCAGAAGAATCGACTGGAACAAAACAGCTCGTTTCCGCGAGGCGTTCGTGAAAGTAATGGAAGAGGAAAGGGAACTTACGATGATGATTCTGGTTGATATTTCTGCATCGATGGATTATGGGACCAAAGTCCAGCTGAAAAGAGAATATGTTGCCGAAATTGCGGCCAGCCTTGGTTTTTCAGCCGCCGGTAATAATGATAAAGTAGGGCTCATCCTGTTTGCTGATAAGGTGTACAAAGTAATTCCTCCTCAGAAAGGGAGAAAACATATTCTTTCCATTATCAGCAATATTCTGACAGCAGATTATGTTCCTGCGGAATCTAAAATAGATAAAGCTCTCGAATATATGATGGGAATCTTTAAGAGAAAATCCCTTGTTTTTTTATTTTCGGATTTTGAAGATGAATATGACTCTAAAATGTTGAGAGTCGCTTCCAAAAAGCACCAGCTGCTGGGGATGCGAATTTATGATGAAAAGGATAATGAAATTCCTGACGTAGGATATACACTTCTGTATGATGCAGAGACAGGAAAGCAAATATGGGCAAATACTTCCAGCGCAAGATGGCGATATACCTTTGCGGAGGCTCAGAAACAAAAAGTAAGAGCTTTGGAGGAAGACTTTTCCGGAAGTTCGGCCGGTTTTATGAATATTAATACCGGAGCTGATTATTCAAAATTGCTGTATAATTATTTTCAGAAAAAATAA
- a CDS encoding GNAT family N-acetyltransferase encodes MSDVVIRKAVHEDCDAMLNLIKELAEYEKALHEVTVTIEQFTEDGFGKSPVWGAFVAEFEGEIVGISLYYDRYSTWKGRRLYLEDLVVTEKLRGRQIGKLLFDATLEYGQSNQYTGMVFQVLNWNEPAINFYKKYSPKFDDEWLNVSIEFKN; translated from the coding sequence ATGAGTGATGTTGTAATTCGAAAAGCAGTTCACGAGGATTGCGATGCGATGTTAAACCTTATTAAGGAGCTTGCAGAATACGAAAAAGCTTTACATGAAGTAACTGTGACTATTGAGCAGTTTACGGAAGATGGTTTTGGAAAATCTCCGGTTTGGGGAGCATTTGTAGCTGAATTTGAAGGAGAAATAGTAGGGATTTCCCTTTATTATGACCGATATTCTACCTGGAAGGGCAGAAGGTTGTATCTTGAAGATCTTGTAGTGACAGAAAAATTAAGAGGAAGGCAGATCGGAAAACTGCTTTTTGATGCTACATTGGAATACGGACAATCAAACCAATATACTGGCATGGTATTTCAGGTATTGAACTGGAATGAGCCGGCGATAAATTTTTATAAAAAATACAGCCCTAAGTTTGATGATGAATGGTTGAATGTTTCTATAGAATTTAAAAATTAG
- a CDS encoding MoxR family ATPase, translating to MSDIYQAEDIRQLTEKIKEKNYLFSLLRQEINKVIIGQEYMVDRLLVGLLGNGHILLEGVPGLAKTLAIKTLADAVHGEFSRIQFTPDLLPADVVGTMIFNIKDNDFSIKKGPVFANFVLADEINRAPAKVQSALLEVMQEKQVTIGDETMKLPRPFLVLATQNPIDQEGTYLLPEAQSDRFMLKCTIDYPAFEDERQVMRMVSTSHQPTVKPVISLQDIIDAKELINQIYLDEKIEKYILDMVFATRYPENYGLSELKNYISFGASPRASINLAIASRAYAFLKGRAFVIPEDVKALAKDVLRHRMGLTFEAEAEEISTEEIINRILAKIQAP from the coding sequence ATGTCAGATATATATCAAGCTGAAGATATCCGCCAATTGACGGAAAAAATAAAAGAAAAAAACTACTTGTTTTCTCTTCTGAGACAGGAAATCAATAAAGTTATTATTGGCCAGGAATATATGGTTGACCGCCTTTTGGTAGGCCTTTTGGGGAATGGTCATATTCTGTTGGAAGGAGTGCCTGGGTTGGCTAAAACCTTAGCGATAAAAACGCTGGCCGATGCTGTGCACGGAGAATTTTCCAGGATTCAGTTTACTCCTGATCTGCTTCCGGCAGATGTCGTTGGAACCATGATCTTCAATATCAAAGACAATGATTTTTCTATAAAAAAAGGACCGGTATTTGCGAATTTTGTTCTTGCCGATGAAATCAACCGTGCACCGGCCAAAGTGCAATCTGCTCTTCTGGAAGTCATGCAGGAAAAGCAGGTAACCATTGGTGACGAGACCATGAAGCTTCCAAGACCATTTTTGGTATTGGCTACGCAGAATCCTATCGATCAGGAGGGAACTTATCTGTTGCCTGAAGCACAAAGTGACCGTTTTATGCTGAAGTGCACCATAGATTATCCCGCATTTGAAGATGAAAGACAAGTGATGAGAATGGTTTCCACTTCTCACCAGCCGACAGTGAAACCTGTAATCTCTCTTCAGGATATTATCGATGCAAAAGAACTGATCAACCAGATTTATCTGGACGAAAAGATTGAAAAATATATTCTTGATATGGTGTTTGCAACCCGTTATCCTGAAAATTACGGATTGTCTGAGCTTAAGAATTATATCAGCTTTGGAGCCTCTCCGAGAGCATCTATCAATCTTGCGATTGCCTCAAGAGCGTATGCATTTTTAAAAGGAAGGGCATTTGTGATTCCTGAAGATGTGAAAGCATTGGCTAAAGATGTATTAAGACACAGAATGGGGCTTACTTTCGAAGCTGAAGCAGAGGAAATTTCAACAGAAGAGATTATCAACAGAATTTTAGCAAAAATACAGGCGCCGTAA